The following are encoded in a window of Amycolatopsis lexingtonensis genomic DNA:
- a CDS encoding carbohydrate ABC transporter permease, with translation MIRRTGRNAAATLFCLVWIFPVYWMVLTAFKPAGKILSPTPEFLPFDVTFDNFAGALAKPGFLQDLLNSVVVVVAVVALSIVVAFLAATALTRFRFFGRRSFLIGVLVLQMVPVPALVIPLFLSLKSAHLLDTLFGLVLTYVALVLPFTIWTLRGFLHGIPVELEEAAMVDGATRGRVMRSVLLPLVLPGLIATSVFAFITAWNDFLFAYVLMKDSSGYTLPVWLVSFSTSTGTDYGGLIAASTLFALPVVVFFALVQRHLVEGMTAGAVKG, from the coding sequence GTGATCCGCCGGACAGGCAGGAACGCGGCCGCGACGCTGTTCTGTCTGGTGTGGATCTTCCCGGTGTACTGGATGGTGCTCACGGCGTTCAAGCCGGCCGGCAAGATCCTCAGCCCCACGCCGGAATTCCTGCCCTTCGACGTCACCTTCGACAACTTCGCGGGCGCCCTCGCGAAGCCGGGGTTCCTCCAGGACCTGCTCAACAGCGTCGTGGTCGTCGTCGCGGTCGTCGCACTGTCCATAGTGGTCGCCTTCCTTGCCGCGACGGCGTTGACGCGGTTCCGGTTCTTCGGGCGGCGCAGCTTCCTGATCGGGGTCCTGGTGCTGCAGATGGTGCCGGTGCCCGCGCTGGTCATCCCGTTGTTCCTGAGCCTCAAGAGCGCGCACCTGCTCGACACGCTCTTCGGCCTGGTGCTCACCTACGTGGCGCTCGTGCTGCCGTTCACGATCTGGACGCTGCGCGGGTTCCTGCACGGCATCCCGGTCGAGCTGGAGGAAGCGGCGATGGTCGACGGCGCGACGCGCGGGCGCGTCATGCGCTCGGTCCTGCTGCCGCTCGTGCTGCCCGGGCTCATCGCGACCAGCGTGTTCGCCTTCATCACCGCCTGGAACGACTTCCTGTTCGCCTACGTGCTCATGAAGGACAGCTCGGGCTACACGCTGCCGGTCTGGCTGGTCTCGTTCAGCACCAGCACGGGCACCGACTACGGCGGCCTCATCGCGGCTTCGACGCTGTTCGCGCTGCCCGTCGTCGTCTTCTTCGCACTGGTGCAGCGCCACCTGGTCGAGGGCATGACCGCGGGCGCGGTGAAGGGCTGA
- a CDS encoding carbohydrate-binding protein: protein MSRTTRTTTAALTSLATVAATALILSGGADASPATAAAADCGVLFDDFHYASPTDSAFGGAGWTTRNDVGSPGVPGARWLTSNVSFPTVNGERVAQLAASTDGSANGTTHAEMYQNQLRFFEGTYASRVRFTDAPDSGTDGDHVNETYFTISPLRYDRDPLYSELDFSEYLPNGGWGGSQANYQTSWYTYWNSPTWDGLRTSTAQNRSMAGWHDVVTQVSGGHVKYYIDGVLTADHTTDAQGDPVYPRTPMSINYNMWFIDTAGHTSGTSVYTEQVDWTYYAGNQVVSPADAVAKAGQYRTAGTSHVDTVTGCTTPTSPPATTTTQPTTPTTPTTPTTPSQPADCSTAPEWDWGTVYLGGQRVKHSAHLWQANWWTQGSEPGLTAQWADLGHC, encoded by the coding sequence ATGTCCCGTACCACCCGGACCACCACCGCTGCCCTGACGAGCCTCGCCACCGTGGCCGCCACGGCCCTGATCCTCTCCGGCGGGGCCGACGCCAGCCCCGCGACCGCCGCGGCCGCCGATTGCGGCGTGCTCTTCGACGACTTCCACTACGCCTCGCCCACCGACTCCGCCTTCGGCGGGGCCGGCTGGACCACCCGCAACGACGTCGGCAGCCCCGGCGTGCCCGGGGCGCGCTGGCTGACCAGCAACGTCAGTTTCCCGACGGTCAACGGCGAACGCGTCGCCCAGCTGGCCGCGAGCACCGACGGCTCGGCCAACGGCACCACGCACGCCGAGATGTACCAGAACCAGTTGCGGTTCTTCGAAGGCACGTATGCCAGCCGCGTCCGCTTCACCGACGCGCCGGACAGCGGGACCGACGGCGACCACGTCAACGAAACCTACTTCACGATCTCGCCGCTGCGGTACGACCGCGACCCGCTCTACAGCGAGCTGGACTTCTCCGAGTACCTCCCCAACGGCGGCTGGGGCGGCTCGCAGGCGAACTACCAGACCAGCTGGTACACCTACTGGAACAGCCCGACGTGGGACGGCCTGCGCACGTCCACCGCGCAGAACCGCAGCATGGCCGGCTGGCACGACGTCGTCACGCAGGTCTCCGGCGGGCACGTCAAGTACTACATCGACGGCGTCCTGACCGCCGACCACACCACCGACGCCCAGGGCGACCCGGTCTACCCGCGCACGCCGATGTCGATCAACTACAACATGTGGTTCATCGACACCGCGGGCCACACGAGCGGGACCAGCGTCTACACCGAGCAGGTGGACTGGACCTACTACGCGGGCAACCAGGTCGTCTCCCCCGCCGACGCCGTCGCGAAGGCCGGGCAGTACCGCACCGCCGGAACGTCCCATGTGGACACCGTGACCGGCTGCACGACGCCGACCAGCCCGCCGGCCACCACGACCACCCAGCCGACCACCCCGACGACGCCCACCACCCCGACCACGCCGTCGCAGCCCGCCGACTGCTCGACGGCGCCGGAGTGGGACTGGGGCACGGTGTACCTCGGCGGCCAGCGCGTGAAGCACAGCGCCCACCTCTGGCAGGCGAACTGGTGGACCCAGGGCTCCGAGCCGGGCCTCACCGCCCAGTGGGCCGACCTCGGCCACTGCTGA
- a CDS encoding acyl-CoA dehydrogenase family protein, protein MDGLTEEEAAIVAVVRDFVDRDVRPSARELDHTDTYPEALIEQMKRLGVFGLAVPEPWGAVRVSAQCYAVITEELARGWMSLAGAMGGHTVVAKLIAEHGTREQQDRYLPRMATGEVRATMALTEPGGGSDLQALRTTARRDGDFYVVDGAKTWITNARRSQLVALLCKTDPRAEPAHAGISILLVEHGPGFEVSRDLPKLGYKGVESCELSFVDFRTPVTSLLGGVEGKGFAQMMRGLEIGRIQVASRALGVGRAALEDSLRYAQEREAFGKPIWQHQSVGNHLADMATKLAAARQLVHHAARRYDSGERADLEAGMAKLFASETAMEVALAAVRIHGGYGYSTEFDVERYFRDAPLMIVGEGTNEIQRTVIARQLVKRHPIGGDRA, encoded by the coding sequence ATGGACGGGCTGACCGAGGAGGAGGCCGCGATCGTCGCGGTCGTGCGCGACTTCGTGGACCGCGACGTCCGGCCGTCGGCGCGGGAACTGGACCACACCGACACCTACCCCGAAGCGCTCATCGAGCAGATGAAGCGGCTCGGCGTCTTCGGGCTCGCCGTCCCCGAACCGTGGGGTGCGGTGCGGGTGTCCGCGCAGTGCTACGCCGTGATCACCGAGGAACTGGCGCGCGGCTGGATGAGCCTGGCCGGCGCGATGGGCGGGCACACCGTGGTCGCGAAGCTCATCGCCGAGCACGGCACGCGCGAGCAGCAGGACCGCTACCTGCCGCGGATGGCGACCGGCGAGGTCCGCGCGACGATGGCGCTGACCGAGCCCGGCGGCGGCTCCGACCTGCAGGCGCTGCGCACCACCGCCCGCCGCGACGGGGATTTCTACGTCGTCGACGGCGCCAAGACGTGGATCACCAACGCCCGCCGCTCGCAGCTGGTCGCGCTGCTGTGCAAGACCGATCCGCGCGCCGAACCCGCGCACGCGGGGATCAGCATCCTGCTCGTCGAGCACGGGCCGGGCTTCGAGGTCTCCCGCGATCTGCCGAAGCTGGGCTACAAGGGCGTAGAAAGCTGTGAGCTGTCCTTTGTGGACTTCCGGACGCCGGTGACGTCCTTGCTGGGCGGGGTCGAGGGCAAGGGCTTCGCGCAGATGATGCGGGGCCTGGAGATCGGCCGGATCCAGGTCGCCTCGCGCGCGCTCGGTGTCGGGCGGGCCGCGCTCGAGGATTCCCTGCGCTACGCCCAGGAACGCGAGGCGTTCGGGAAGCCGATCTGGCAGCACCAATCGGTCGGCAACCACCTGGCCGACATGGCCACCAAGCTGGCGGCGGCGCGCCAGCTCGTCCACCACGCCGCCCGCCGCTACGACTCCGGCGAGCGCGCCGACCTCGAAGCCGGCATGGCGAAGCTGTTCGCTTCGGAGACCGCGATGGAGGTCGCGCTGGCCGCGGTGCGCATCCACGGCGGCTACGGCTATTCCACGGAGTTCGACGTCGAACGCTACTTCCGGGACGCGCCGCTGATGATCGTCGGCGAGGGCACCAACGAAATCCAGCGCACGGTCATCGCCCGGCAGCTGGTCAAGCGCCATCCGATCGGGGGCGATCGCGCGTGA
- a CDS encoding VOC family protein, whose translation MTDQLASVRYIVDDVPAAIDFYTTHLGFTVRMSAGPAFADVVRGPLRLLLSGPASSGARATPEDSAAAGRNRIHLVVPDLDAEIRRLTDAGVPFLGDVVAGPGGRQILLTDPAGNLVELFEAAH comes from the coding sequence GTGACCGATCAGCTCGCCAGTGTCCGGTACATCGTCGACGACGTCCCGGCGGCGATCGACTTCTACACCACCCACCTCGGCTTCACGGTGCGGATGAGCGCCGGACCGGCGTTCGCCGACGTCGTCCGCGGCCCGCTGCGGCTGCTGCTTTCCGGGCCCGCCAGCTCGGGCGCGCGGGCGACCCCGGAGGATTCGGCGGCCGCGGGACGGAACCGCATCCACCTGGTGGTCCCGGACCTGGACGCGGAGATCCGGCGGCTGACCGACGCCGGGGTGCCGTTCCTCGGCGACGTCGTCGCCGGGCCGGGCGGGCGGCAGATCCTGCTGACCGACCCCGCCGGGAACCTGGTGGAGCTGTTCGAGGCCGCCCACTAG
- a CDS encoding extracellular solute-binding protein, which yields MRRRILAAALAVTALTASACGTDTPAPAAGGNTLTVWLMNGDLSDKATAAITAAFEKATGAKVTVQVQEWDNINTKISTALAQDTTPDVIEIGNTDVPLFAANGALTDLTQHRAELAAGQTWLPGLIGPATVDDHVYAAPLFAGNRSVIYDKQVWADAGVTAPPTTYAELTAALDKIKAKHPAPDYSVFHFPGRYWFGALQFVWDAGGQIAVQKDGKWTGALESPEAQKGLQAWKDFQNAYSSAASRNVDTKAPDQAAIFSAGGAAAILDTSVNTVVKNKPELKDRLGTFPFPSATPGKTQPVFLGGSDLAIAAKSRNQDLALAYVKAATDPAVQRDAIVGIDGWTPISTELIDRITPSLPPLNAAFATAAKTSVATPAAPGWATIESDKSINTFFADIATGRKPIAQAAKDFDAHLTEALNAH from the coding sequence ATGCGCAGACGCATCCTCGCCGCCGCACTGGCCGTCACCGCCCTGACCGCCAGTGCCTGCGGCACCGACACCCCCGCTCCCGCCGCCGGCGGGAACACCCTGACCGTCTGGCTGATGAACGGCGACCTGAGCGACAAGGCCACCGCGGCGATCACCGCCGCGTTCGAGAAGGCCACCGGCGCCAAGGTCACCGTCCAGGTCCAGGAATGGGACAACATCAACACCAAGATCAGCACCGCGCTGGCCCAGGACACCACGCCGGACGTCATCGAGATCGGCAACACGGACGTCCCGCTGTTCGCCGCCAACGGCGCGCTGACCGACCTCACCCAGCACCGCGCCGAGCTCGCCGCGGGCCAGACCTGGCTGCCCGGGCTCATCGGACCGGCCACTGTGGACGACCATGTCTACGCGGCGCCGCTGTTCGCGGGCAACCGGTCGGTGATCTACGACAAGCAGGTCTGGGCGGACGCCGGGGTCACCGCCCCGCCCACGACCTACGCCGAACTCACCGCCGCGCTCGACAAGATCAAGGCCAAGCACCCGGCGCCGGACTACTCGGTCTTCCACTTCCCCGGCCGGTACTGGTTCGGCGCGCTGCAGTTCGTCTGGGACGCCGGTGGCCAGATCGCCGTGCAGAAAGACGGCAAGTGGACCGGCGCCCTCGAAAGCCCCGAGGCGCAGAAGGGGTTGCAGGCCTGGAAGGACTTCCAGAACGCCTACTCCTCCGCCGCGTCCCGCAACGTCGACACCAAGGCACCCGACCAGGCCGCGATCTTCTCCGCCGGCGGCGCGGCGGCCATCCTCGACACGAGCGTCAACACCGTGGTCAAGAACAAGCCGGAGCTCAAGGACCGGCTGGGCACGTTCCCCTTCCCCAGCGCCACGCCCGGCAAGACGCAGCCGGTCTTCCTCGGCGGGTCCGACCTGGCGATCGCGGCCAAGAGCCGCAACCAGGACCTCGCGCTCGCCTACGTCAAGGCGGCGACGGACCCGGCCGTGCAGCGGGACGCGATCGTCGGCATCGACGGCTGGACCCCGATCTCGACCGAGCTGATCGACCGGATCACCCCGTCGCTGCCGCCGCTCAACGCCGCCTTCGCCACCGCGGCCAAGACCAGCGTCGCGACGCCGGCCGCACCCGGCTGGGCGACCATCGAGAGCGACAAGTCGATCAACACGTTCTTCGCCGACATCGCGACCGGGCGCAAGCCGATCGCCCAGGCGGCCAAGGACTTCGACGCCCACCTCACCGAAGCGCTCAACGCCCATTGA
- a CDS encoding GntR family transcriptional regulator: protein MKRDRVRRHLLKVIENAGPGTGLASERDLAAELGVSRPTVRAAIDELTRTGLLVRQRGRGTFTSPQKVTQELATGLAVPPAEGHWTSRVVAFTTAPAARSLAGELECEPGTAVLRVTRVRYVDDEPIAIESLALPASLVPGLRPAELETGNFYRLLRERFGIAVQDAVQTIEPAVTNPDQAELLEIAVYAPILHIERLTRDTTGRVVELTRSVYRGDRYRITSKLRFDAESG from the coding sequence GTGAAGCGCGACCGCGTCCGGCGGCACCTGCTGAAGGTGATCGAGAACGCCGGCCCCGGCACCGGCCTGGCCTCCGAGCGGGACCTGGCCGCGGAACTGGGCGTCTCCCGCCCGACCGTCCGGGCGGCGATCGACGAGCTGACCCGCACCGGGCTCCTGGTGCGCCAGCGCGGCCGGGGCACGTTCACCAGCCCGCAGAAGGTCACCCAGGAACTGGCCACCGGGCTCGCCGTCCCGCCCGCGGAAGGGCACTGGACCAGCCGGGTCGTCGCCTTCACCACCGCACCGGCGGCCCGCTCGCTGGCCGGCGAGCTGGAGTGCGAGCCGGGCACGGCGGTCCTGCGCGTCACCCGGGTCCGGTACGTCGACGACGAGCCGATCGCGATCGAAAGCCTGGCGCTGCCCGCGTCGCTGGTCCCGGGCCTGCGGCCGGCCGAGCTCGAGACCGGCAACTTCTACCGGCTGCTGCGGGAGCGCTTCGGCATCGCGGTGCAGGACGCGGTGCAGACGATCGAGCCGGCGGTGACCAACCCGGACCAGGCCGAGCTGCTGGAAATCGCGGTGTACGCGCCGATCCTGCACATCGAACGGCTGACCCGCGACACGACCGGCCGCGTGGTCGAGCTGACCCGCTCGGTCTACCGGGGCGACCGGTACCGCATCACGTCGAAACTCCGCTTCGACGCCGAGTCCGGCTGA
- a CDS encoding alpha/beta fold hydrolase yields MDILLIAGLWLDGSVWDDVAAELRSLGHRPVPVTLPGQGDGSTTATLDDQMAAVVAAVDAAPGKPVVVGHSAAATLAWLAADARPGEIAKVVFVGGFPAADGKPYADFFELRDGAMPFPGWEPFEGPDSVDFDEAAKRAFSAAAIPVPAGVATGVVRLTDERRFEVPAVVVCPEFSVAEAKEWIAAGDVPELARVKHLGFVDIDSGHWPMHTRPAELARILAATA; encoded by the coding sequence ATGGACATCCTGCTCATCGCCGGCCTGTGGCTCGACGGATCCGTCTGGGACGACGTCGCGGCCGAGCTCCGGTCGCTCGGTCACCGACCGGTGCCGGTGACCCTGCCCGGCCAGGGCGACGGATCGACCACCGCCACGCTCGACGACCAGATGGCCGCCGTGGTCGCGGCGGTGGACGCGGCCCCCGGCAAGCCCGTGGTGGTCGGGCATTCGGCGGCGGCCACCCTGGCGTGGCTGGCCGCCGACGCGCGTCCGGGCGAGATCGCCAAAGTCGTGTTCGTCGGTGGCTTCCCCGCCGCCGACGGGAAGCCCTACGCCGACTTCTTCGAGCTTCGGGACGGCGCCATGCCCTTCCCCGGCTGGGAGCCGTTCGAGGGCCCGGATTCGGTCGACTTCGACGAGGCGGCCAAGCGTGCCTTCTCGGCCGCCGCGATCCCCGTGCCCGCCGGGGTGGCCACGGGCGTGGTGCGGCTGACCGACGAGCGGCGCTTCGAGGTACCGGCCGTCGTCGTGTGCCCCGAGTTCTCTGTGGCCGAGGCGAAAGAGTGGATCGCCGCCGGTGACGTGCCCGAACTCGCGCGGGTCAAGCACCTCGGTTTCGTCGACATCGACTCCGGGCACTGGCCCATGCACACCCGGCCGGCCGAACTCGCCCGGATCCTTGCCGCGACGGCCTGA
- a CDS encoding ArsR family transcriptional regulator codes for MAPEPPAFVRLAAHPLRWSLLTALAGGDLRVRELAEHVGQPQNLVSYHLRLLRDGGLVVVTRSSSDGRDSYYHLDLDRCSAALTATGAALHPGLLREPAPARPGITVLFVCTGNSARSPIAAALLRQRTGGRVAATSAGSHPKAALHPEAVRVLAEEFGIDVAGQRPRHLDAVAGDRFDHVITVCDKVREVCPAFPHRRHWSIPDPAAAADPGAFRRTAAELDTRVRHLLPELGAAQDKEVQS; via the coding sequence ATGGCACCGGAGCCGCCCGCGTTCGTCCGCCTCGCCGCACACCCGCTGCGGTGGTCGCTGCTGACCGCGCTCGCCGGCGGCGACCTGCGGGTCCGGGAGCTGGCGGAGCACGTCGGCCAGCCGCAGAACCTGGTCTCCTACCACCTGCGGCTGCTGCGCGACGGCGGCCTCGTCGTGGTGACGCGCAGCAGTTCCGACGGCCGCGACAGCTACTACCACCTCGACCTCGACCGGTGCTCCGCCGCGCTGACGGCGACCGGCGCGGCCCTGCACCCGGGGCTGCTCCGCGAGCCCGCACCCGCCCGGCCGGGGATCACCGTGCTGTTCGTGTGCACCGGCAACAGCGCCCGCTCCCCCATCGCCGCGGCCCTGCTGCGGCAGCGGACCGGCGGCCGGGTGGCCGCGACGAGCGCGGGCAGCCACCCCAAAGCCGCGCTGCACCCGGAAGCCGTCCGGGTGCTGGCCGAGGAGTTCGGCATCGACGTCGCCGGGCAGCGGCCGCGGCACCTGGACGCGGTCGCCGGCGACCGGTTCGACCACGTGATCACGGTGTGCGACAAGGTCCGCGAGGTCTGCCCCGCCTTCCCGCACCGCCGCCACTGGAGCATCCCGGACCCGGCCGCGGCGGCCGACCCCGGCGCGTTCCGGCGCACCGCGGCCGAACTCGACACGCGCGTCCGGCACCTGCTGCCCGAACTCGGTGCGGCACAAGACAAGGAGGTCCAGTCGTGA
- a CDS encoding carbohydrate ABC transporter permease encodes MLLVKARPHAPERPAVPRRRRSLLPYGLLLPAAALLGLVLGYPLLRLVVISLQEYGLRSLFTGTTGFAGWDNYAEVLGDGQLLPVLARSVGFCAALVLGTLVIGFAVALLLRRLGRGMRTMVTMCLIAAWALPNVASTLVWQWLFQPGYGVVNWLLTQVGFGDLTQHDWTTSPASAFTLVWLLVVWQSVPFVALTLYAGLSQIPQSYYEAAALDGAGPWRAHRTITFPFLQPIFGLVTILSIIWDFTVFNQIWILTQGGPDGGTTTLGIWTFTRAFSRNDFGQGAAIAVVSVALLVGLTAVYVRRLVRSGEEL; translated from the coding sequence GTGTTGCTCGTGAAGGCGCGGCCGCACGCGCCGGAAAGACCGGCGGTGCCCCGGCGGCGCCGGTCGCTGCTGCCGTACGGCCTGCTCCTGCCCGCGGCCGCGCTGCTCGGGCTGGTGCTCGGCTACCCGCTGCTGCGGCTGGTCGTCATCTCGCTGCAGGAGTACGGCCTCCGGTCGCTGTTCACCGGCACGACGGGCTTCGCGGGCTGGGACAACTACGCCGAGGTGCTCGGGGACGGCCAGCTGCTTCCGGTGCTCGCCCGCAGCGTCGGATTCTGCGCCGCGCTGGTGCTCGGCACGCTCGTCATCGGCTTCGCGGTCGCACTGCTGCTGCGCCGGTTGGGCCGCGGGATGCGCACGATGGTGACGATGTGCCTGATCGCCGCCTGGGCGCTGCCGAACGTGGCGTCCACTTTGGTCTGGCAGTGGCTGTTCCAGCCCGGCTACGGCGTGGTGAACTGGTTGCTCACCCAGGTCGGCTTCGGCGATCTCACTCAGCACGACTGGACGACGTCACCCGCGTCGGCGTTCACCTTGGTGTGGCTGCTGGTCGTCTGGCAGTCGGTGCCGTTCGTCGCGCTCACGCTCTACGCCGGTCTTTCGCAGATCCCGCAGTCCTACTACGAAGCGGCCGCGCTCGACGGCGCCGGGCCGTGGCGGGCGCACCGCACCATCACTTTCCCGTTCCTGCAGCCGATCTTCGGCCTGGTGACGATTCTTTCGATCATCTGGGACTTCACCGTCTTCAACCAGATCTGGATCCTCACCCAGGGCGGCCCGGACGGCGGCACCACGACGCTCGGCATCTGGACGTTCACCCGTGCCTTCAGCCGCAACGACTTCGGCCAGGGCGCGGCGATCGCCGTCGTCTCGGTCGCGCTGCTCGTCGGGCTGACCGCGGTGTACGTGCGCCGGCTCGTCCGGTCCGGGGAGGAGCTGTGA
- a CDS encoding beta-N-acetylhexosaminidase: MVIPHPARLTRRAGSFTPAGVHAGPGTDGPARLLAGYADLPLVHSGPAVRLALAPGFGPEEYTLDVTPEEAVLTAATEAGLLAGVQTVRQLLPRLECLTIRDAPRLPWRGVLLDVARHFLPLGFLREFVDLLALHKYNVLHLHLTDDQGWRIEIDGWPRLTEVGAWRSESMVGAAGSGVFDGVPHGGFYTQRELRELVEFAARRGMRIVPEIDLPGHVRAALAAYPELGNRPDTRLPVWTEWGISPDILGVHDGAFAFCRDVLTQVAGVFPAPHLHIGGDECPTTQWAENPVARAKAAALGLRTTAELHPWFLGELHRVVAALGRQAVCWDETGHAAGGLPAELVVTAWRDAAHGALAVARGHQVVMAPHTSTYFDYRQTEEPGEPPREPVTTLEDVYRFDPLAGGLPVSDGTGPGVLGTQAQLWTEHAPTPDHVRHLAFPRLCALAERAWSPPGRGYADFHQRLAGHLTRLRALGALPKERVRFAGAVPVPEKTVP, from the coding sequence ATGGTCATCCCCCACCCCGCGCGGCTGACCCGCCGCGCCGGTTCCTTCACGCCCGCCGGCGTCCACGCAGGGCCCGGTACCGACGGACCGGCCCGGCTGCTCGCCGGGTACGCGGACCTCCCGCTCGTCCACAGTGGACCTGCCGTCCGGCTCGCGCTGGCCCCGGGTTTCGGGCCTGAGGAATACACGCTCGACGTCACGCCGGAAGAAGCCGTGCTCACCGCGGCCACGGAAGCGGGCCTGCTCGCCGGGGTCCAGACGGTGCGTCAGCTCCTGCCCCGGCTCGAGTGCCTGACGATCCGGGACGCGCCCCGGCTGCCGTGGCGCGGGGTGCTGCTCGACGTCGCCCGGCACTTCCTGCCGCTCGGCTTCCTGCGCGAGTTCGTCGATCTCCTGGCGCTGCACAAGTACAACGTCCTGCACCTGCACCTCACCGACGACCAGGGCTGGCGGATCGAGATCGACGGGTGGCCGCGGCTGACCGAGGTCGGGGCCTGGCGCAGCGAATCGATGGTCGGGGCCGCGGGCAGCGGTGTCTTCGACGGCGTCCCCCACGGCGGTTTCTACACCCAGCGGGAGCTGCGGGAACTGGTCGAGTTCGCGGCACGACGCGGCATGCGGATCGTGCCGGAGATCGACCTGCCGGGTCACGTCCGCGCGGCGCTGGCCGCCTACCCCGAGCTGGGCAACCGGCCGGACACGCGGCTTCCGGTGTGGACGGAGTGGGGCATCAGCCCCGACATCCTCGGCGTCCACGACGGCGCGTTCGCCTTCTGCCGGGACGTCCTCACCCAGGTCGCCGGCGTCTTCCCGGCCCCGCACCTGCACATCGGCGGCGACGAATGCCCGACGACGCAGTGGGCCGAAAACCCGGTCGCACGGGCGAAAGCCGCCGCGCTCGGGCTGCGCACCACCGCCGAACTCCACCCGTGGTTCCTCGGCGAGCTGCACCGCGTGGTCGCCGCGCTCGGCAGGCAGGCGGTGTGCTGGGACGAAACCGGCCACGCCGCGGGCGGGCTGCCCGCGGAGCTGGTCGTCACCGCGTGGCGCGACGCCGCGCACGGCGCGCTGGCCGTGGCCCGCGGCCACCAGGTCGTGATGGCCCCGCACACCTCGACGTACTTCGACTACCGGCAGACCGAAGAACCGGGCGAGCCGCCCCGCGAACCCGTGACGACGCTGGAAGACGTCTACCGCTTCGACCCGCTGGCCGGCGGGCTCCCGGTCAGCGACGGCACCGGCCCGGGTGTCCTCGGGACGCAGGCCCAGCTGTGGACCGAGCACGCCCCGACCCCCGACCACGTGCGGCACCTGGCGTTCCCGCGGCTGTGCGCGCTGGCCGAACGGGCGTGGTCGCCACCGGGCCGCGGTTATGCTGATTTCCACCAGCGCCTGGCCGGGCACCTCACCCGGCTGCGCGCGCTGGGTGCCCTGCCGAAGGAGCGCGTCCGGTTCGCCGGCGCGGTCCCCGTACCCGAAAAGACGGTGCCTTGA
- a CDS encoding helix-turn-helix transcriptional regulator: MPSEVSPTARALRALEILRTRPGTTADQLAERLGVTERAARRYVGILREAGIQVDSARGPHGGYRLRRGTRLPPIVFTQAEALGLVMAVFDGQPAATGGDDPVGAALGKVIEALPENVGRQAAALREHASAAPDRHSARPDPGTTSALVAAVAAKRRVLITYRSEGGSQWEAEVDPWAVVTRHGRWYLLCHSHRAGAVRTYRVDRVRAVGQTAHEFEPPAGLDPVAVLEENLGTGWDFPTRVVFDAPMAEVAPWIRPPMGRLHPAGDGCVLVGSTGNPEMYAQEWLATIPFGFRVEGGDELRAAVTAVATRFAAAVAPVLTRDRPRSDGA, from the coding sequence GTGCCGAGTGAGGTCAGCCCGACCGCAAGGGCCCTGCGCGCCCTGGAGATCCTCCGGACGCGCCCCGGCACGACCGCCGATCAGCTCGCCGAACGGCTGGGCGTCACGGAACGGGCCGCCCGCCGCTACGTCGGGATCCTCCGGGAGGCCGGCATTCAGGTCGACTCGGCCCGCGGCCCGCACGGCGGATACCGGCTGCGGCGGGGCACGCGGCTGCCGCCGATCGTGTTCACCCAGGCCGAGGCGCTGGGGCTGGTCATGGCGGTGTTCGACGGCCAGCCCGCCGCCACCGGCGGGGACGACCCCGTCGGCGCCGCGCTCGGCAAGGTCATCGAGGCACTCCCCGAGAACGTCGGACGGCAGGCGGCCGCGCTGCGCGAGCACGCCTCGGCCGCCCCCGACCGGCACTCGGCTCGCCCCGACCCCGGCACCACCAGCGCGCTCGTCGCCGCCGTCGCGGCCAAACGGCGAGTGCTGATCACCTACCGCAGCGAGGGCGGCTCCCAGTGGGAGGCCGAAGTGGACCCCTGGGCGGTCGTGACCCGCCACGGGCGCTGGTACCTGCTGTGCCATTCCCACCGCGCCGGCGCGGTGCGCACCTACCGGGTCGACCGGGTCCGGGCGGTCGGGCAGACCGCGCACGAGTTCGAGCCGCCCGCCGGCCTCGACCCGGTCGCGGTGCTGGAGGAAAACCTGGGTACGGGCTGGGACTTCCCCACCCGCGTCGTGTTCGACGCCCCGATGGCCGAGGTGGCGCCCTGGATCCGGCCGCCGATGGGACGGCTGCATCCGGCCGGCGACGGGTGCGTGCTGGTCGGCAGTACCGGCAACCCGGAGATGTACGCGCAGGAATGGCTGGCCACCATACCCTTCGGCTTCCGCGTCGAAGGCGGGGACGAACTCCGTGCCGCGGTCACGGCAGTGGCGACGCGCTTCGCCGCGGCCGTGGCACCGGTGCTCACGCGCGATCGCCCCCGATCGGATGGCGCTTGA